One Mycobacteroides abscessus ATCC 19977 genomic window carries:
- a CDS encoding YcnI family protein, which yields MRRVLPRLVAVSTTAAAALVALAIPASAHVRVTTDNTARGGYATLEFSVPNESQTKSLTTELTVRLPDVGSASTELLPGWTSAVDRDTAKGTVKSVTWKAVAGNGIGPDQFALFRVRVKLPDTDSVTFPATQTYADGQVVTWDQQAQPGGAEPEHPAPALDLTQGKADHDGHSAHAPQVSVTHESGAHEAHPDKTARWFGGIGLILGAVALVLAVTNKRRQQ from the coding sequence ATGCGGCGCGTACTCCCCCGGCTGGTCGCGGTGTCGACCACGGCAGCAGCGGCCCTTGTGGCGCTCGCGATTCCGGCCTCCGCGCATGTGCGGGTCACCACCGACAACACCGCACGCGGCGGCTACGCGACGCTGGAGTTCTCGGTTCCCAACGAGTCCCAGACCAAGTCACTGACCACCGAGCTGACCGTTCGGTTGCCGGATGTCGGCTCGGCCAGCACCGAACTGCTACCGGGCTGGACCAGCGCGGTAGATCGCGACACCGCCAAGGGCACAGTCAAGTCGGTCACCTGGAAAGCCGTGGCCGGCAACGGGATCGGACCTGATCAGTTCGCTTTGTTCCGCGTGCGCGTCAAGCTCCCTGATACCGATTCGGTGACCTTCCCCGCGACCCAGACATACGCCGACGGTCAGGTGGTCACGTGGGATCAACAGGCGCAGCCCGGCGGAGCCGAGCCGGAGCATCCGGCGCCCGCCCTGGACCTGACCCAGGGCAAGGCCGACCACGACGGCCACTCGGCACACGCACCTCAGGTATCGGTTACCCATGAATCCGGGGCACACGAAGCGCACCCGGACAAGACGGCGCGCTGGTTCGGCGGCATCGGGCTGATTCTCGGTGCTGTCGCCCTCGTGCTCGCTGTGACGAACAAGCGGAGGCAACAGTGA
- the rraA gene encoding ribonuclease E activity regulator RraA — MTTAPITPRPTADLGDELGIDMASCDLQLNQYGARPVFAGVITTVRCHHDNALLKSVLSEPSSGGVLVIDGGGSLHCALVGDVIAGLAVASGWSGLVINGVVRDSAELATMDIGIKALGTNPRKGHKTGAGERDVVVSFGGIDFTPGAICYADHDGVVVVPA; from the coding sequence ATGACGACCGCACCGATCACCCCCCGACCGACCGCCGACCTGGGAGACGAGCTCGGCATCGATATGGCCAGCTGCGATCTTCAGCTCAATCAGTACGGCGCGCGGCCGGTGTTCGCCGGAGTCATCACCACGGTGCGCTGCCACCATGACAATGCACTATTGAAATCCGTTCTGTCCGAACCGAGTTCGGGCGGCGTACTAGTCATCGACGGTGGTGGCTCGCTGCACTGTGCCCTAGTGGGCGACGTGATCGCTGGCCTCGCCGTCGCCAGTGGCTGGTCCGGCCTTGTCATCAACGGCGTCGTCCGGGACAGTGCCGAACTGGCGACCATGGACATCGGCATCAAGGCTCTCGGCACCAACCCCCGTAAGGGCCACAAGACCGGGGCGGGGGAGCGTGATGTCGTCGTCAGCTTCGGCGGTATCGACTTCACGCCGGGCGCGATCTGCTATGCCGACCATGACGGCGTTGTCGTGGTTCCTGCCTGA
- a CDS encoding D-arabinono-1,4-lactone oxidase: protein MSEWRNWSGQTSCAPAMLVRPRSEDELAFALRRSAGRTVRPIGSSHSFTQLCVTEDVQIDVSEMRRLISIDAQDRVRVQAGISLHELNRTLLRHGLALPNLGDIDVQTLAGAAATGTHGTGLKFGNISQTILSMRIMTADGTIHELDDGDALRAARISLGALGVVTEFTLQCVPAFRLHRSQSVHDLDTVLADLPTLLADTDHLELYLFPHTRRVLLLQSTRTDEAPWPRNPVKHWVERDLVENGALGALMWTAGRLPAAAPRISKLVAALASSNESQDESAAVFASPRKVKFTEMEYSLPLTNAREAIETALATIERDRHQVAFPLEVRFTQADDALLAPAYGRESVYLAVHQTVHGSWESYFGGLEPILIGLGGRPHWGKRHTLTAQQLSERYPEWGTFQDIRARLDPGGTFSGGYLNRLLGPVSP from the coding sequence GTGAGCGAATGGCGCAACTGGAGCGGTCAAACATCTTGTGCCCCAGCTATGCTGGTGCGTCCCCGGTCTGAAGATGAACTGGCGTTCGCGCTGAGACGTTCGGCCGGGCGCACCGTGCGACCGATCGGCTCCTCGCATTCCTTTACCCAACTGTGCGTCACCGAGGATGTGCAGATTGATGTCTCCGAAATGCGGCGACTGATATCGATAGACGCTCAGGACCGGGTGCGGGTGCAAGCCGGAATCAGCCTCCACGAACTGAACCGCACGTTGTTGCGGCACGGGCTGGCGCTGCCCAACCTCGGCGACATCGACGTCCAGACACTGGCCGGGGCGGCCGCGACCGGCACCCATGGGACCGGCCTGAAGTTCGGCAACATCTCCCAGACCATCCTCTCGATGCGCATCATGACCGCCGACGGCACTATTCATGAGCTCGACGACGGCGATGCGCTGCGCGCCGCGCGGATATCACTGGGTGCACTCGGCGTGGTCACCGAGTTCACCTTGCAATGCGTCCCGGCCTTCCGGCTGCACCGCAGCCAGTCCGTTCACGACCTTGATACCGTACTGGCCGACCTCCCCACGTTGCTGGCGGACACCGATCATCTTGAGCTGTATCTGTTTCCACACACGCGTCGGGTACTGCTGCTGCAATCCACCCGGACCGACGAGGCGCCATGGCCACGCAATCCGGTCAAACACTGGGTGGAACGCGACCTGGTGGAAAACGGGGCACTCGGCGCGTTGATGTGGACGGCCGGCCGCCTACCCGCTGCCGCCCCTCGGATATCCAAACTTGTTGCAGCGCTGGCTAGTTCCAATGAGTCGCAGGATGAAAGCGCGGCGGTGTTCGCGAGCCCACGCAAGGTGAAGTTCACCGAGATGGAGTATTCGCTCCCGCTGACCAACGCCCGTGAGGCGATCGAGACCGCACTGGCCACCATCGAACGAGATCGCCATCAGGTGGCTTTCCCCCTGGAGGTCCGTTTTACCCAGGCCGACGACGCGCTGCTCGCACCGGCTTATGGCCGCGAAAGTGTGTATCTCGCTGTGCACCAAACGGTGCACGGTTCATGGGAGTCCTACTTCGGCGGCCTCGAGCCCATCCTGATCGGCTTGGGCGGTCGGCCGCATTGGGGCAAGCGGCACACGTTGACGGCCCAACAGTTAAGTGAGCGCTACCCCGAATGGGGCACGTTCCAGGACATCCGTGCACGGCTTGACCCTGGGGGTACGTTCAGCGGCGGATATCTGAACCGGCTGCTCGGGCCGGTCAGCCCCTGA
- a CDS encoding superoxide dismutase: MAEYTLPDLDYDYGALEPHISGQINELHHSKHHATYVKGVNDAVAKLEEAREKGDHAAIFLNEKNLAFHLGGHVNHSIWWKNLSPNGGDKPTGDLAAAIDDQFGSFDKFQAQFTAAANGLQGSGWAVLGYDSLGQKLLTFQLYDQQANVPLGIIPLLQVDMWEHAFYLQYKNVKADYVKAFWNVVNWADVQDRYTAATTKTSGLIFG, translated from the coding sequence GTGGCTGAGTACACACTGCCCGATTTGGACTATGACTACGGAGCGCTGGAGCCCCACATCTCGGGACAGATCAACGAGCTGCACCACAGTAAGCACCACGCGACCTACGTCAAGGGTGTTAACGACGCTGTTGCCAAGTTGGAGGAGGCCCGCGAAAAGGGCGACCACGCCGCGATCTTCCTCAACGAGAAGAACCTGGCGTTCCACCTCGGCGGCCACGTGAACCACTCGATCTGGTGGAAGAACCTGTCCCCCAACGGCGGTGACAAGCCGACCGGCGATCTGGCCGCCGCCATCGACGATCAGTTCGGTTCGTTCGACAAGTTCCAGGCACAGTTCACCGCCGCGGCCAACGGTCTGCAGGGCTCGGGCTGGGCCGTGCTCGGTTACGACAGCCTCGGACAGAAGCTGCTGACCTTCCAGCTGTACGACCAGCAGGCCAATGTCCCTCTGGGCATCATCCCGCTGCTCCAGGTCGACATGTGGGAGCACGCCTTCTACCTTCAGTACAAGAACGTCAAGGCCGACTACGTGAAGGCATTCTGGAACGTGGTCAACTGGGCCGACGTGCAGGACCGCTACACCGCGGCCACCACCAAGACGTCGGGCCTGATCTTCGGCTGA
- a CDS encoding amino acid deaminase/aldolase → MSVRRLAEALRGAPAPLAAVDIDAARSNAATLVDAASGLPIRVASKSIRSTALIRKFLEIPGFHGVLAFTPAEAVHLGDAGVDDVLIAYPSVDRGALATAARHRSVIRPLIDSADHVRLLAEISRETNAPIPVCLDIDAGWRPLGGPVHLGPKRSPVRTPEQAAALTDLVCATPGLRLAAVMAYDGQIAGVGDIVPGNPWYQLAVRGMQASSLRELGERLPRVLDAVTARLRAAGAPPLELVNSGGTGSLARIAGLGFATELAAGSGFFAPALFDHYRSLHLEPAAAFALPVVRKPAPGLATVLGGGYIASGPAGASRVPVPSWPPGLSFEASEGAGEVQTPLRGARALRIGDAVWFRHAKAGELCEHFTELQLVEGGQHAGSVSTYRGEGMMFL, encoded by the coding sequence ATGTCCGTGCGGCGGCTGGCGGAGGCACTGCGGGGAGCACCGGCGCCGCTGGCCGCGGTCGACATAGACGCGGCGCGGAGCAACGCCGCGACGCTGGTCGACGCCGCATCCGGGCTGCCCATTAGGGTAGCCAGCAAGTCCATACGCAGCACCGCACTGATTCGAAAATTTCTGGAAATACCGGGTTTTCACGGAGTTCTTGCGTTTACTCCGGCGGAGGCCGTGCATTTGGGCGATGCCGGCGTCGACGACGTGTTGATCGCCTACCCCAGCGTCGATCGCGGGGCTCTGGCGACGGCAGCCCGGCATCGCTCTGTCATCCGGCCTCTGATCGACTCGGCCGACCACGTGCGCCTGTTGGCCGAGATATCGCGTGAGACGAACGCACCCATCCCGGTGTGTCTGGACATCGATGCCGGTTGGCGACCGCTGGGTGGTCCAGTACATCTGGGACCCAAGCGATCGCCGGTACGCACTCCTGAGCAGGCGGCAGCACTGACCGATCTGGTGTGTGCGACGCCGGGGCTACGGCTTGCAGCTGTGATGGCTTACGACGGGCAGATAGCCGGGGTCGGCGATATTGTGCCGGGAAATCCGTGGTACCAGTTGGCGGTTCGGGGGATGCAGGCCTCATCCCTGCGCGAGCTTGGTGAGCGCCTCCCCCGGGTTCTGGATGCGGTGACCGCACGACTGCGCGCGGCGGGGGCACCGCCGCTGGAGTTGGTGAACTCCGGTGGCACCGGCAGCCTTGCCCGCATCGCAGGGCTCGGCTTCGCCACCGAACTGGCCGCCGGGTCCGGCTTCTTCGCACCCGCCCTGTTCGATCATTACCGCAGCCTGCACCTGGAGCCGGCCGCCGCCTTCGCGCTGCCGGTGGTACGTAAACCTGCACCAGGGCTCGCGACCGTGCTCGGCGGCGGATACATCGCCAGTGGCCCGGCCGGTGCCAGCCGGGTGCCGGTGCCGTCGTGGCCGCCCGGTTTGTCCTTCGAGGCTTCGGAAGGGGCCGGGGAGGTACAAACGCCGTTACGGGGAGCACGCGCGCTGCGGATCGGCGATGCGGTGTGGTTCCGGCACGCCAAGGCCGGTGAACTCTGCGAGCATTTCACCGAGTTACAGCTCGTCGAAGGGGGACAGCACGCCGGATCGGTGTCGACGTATCGCGGCGAGGGAATGATGTTTCTGTGA
- a CDS encoding copper resistance CopC family protein yields the protein MAVLRKSVSVFVSAFIALTLGLALPAVASAHAVKVSSDPAENAVLSGPPVQVSATFNEPLQKRFSAMTVIGPDDKTDQWQAGDPVVSGAVISVGVKAGAPAGKYTVNYRVISEDGHPVDGSWAFTITGSGSSAAAGAPAISQQPSGTTSSAPVPSANPTDGDLPMWPFVVAVVVSVGAALIWTQRRQS from the coding sequence ATGGCTGTACTGCGGAAATCGGTATCGGTGTTCGTGTCGGCATTCATCGCGTTGACGCTTGGCCTGGCGTTGCCCGCCGTGGCCTCGGCGCACGCGGTCAAGGTTTCCTCCGACCCGGCCGAGAATGCGGTGCTGTCCGGGCCTCCCGTGCAGGTCAGTGCCACCTTCAACGAACCGCTGCAGAAGCGTTTCTCCGCGATGACGGTCATCGGCCCGGATGACAAGACCGACCAATGGCAGGCCGGTGATCCGGTGGTTTCGGGCGCGGTGATTTCTGTCGGGGTGAAGGCCGGAGCCCCCGCCGGTAAGTACACGGTCAACTATCGGGTGATCTCCGAAGACGGGCATCCGGTGGACGGGTCGTGGGCATTCACCATCACCGGTTCGGGTTCGTCGGCCGCTGCGGGCGCACCTGCGATATCGCAGCAGCCATCGGGGACAACCTCCTCTGCACCGGTGCCGTCGGCCAACCCCACCGATGGCGACCTACCCATGTGGCCGTTTGTGGTCGCCGTGGTGGTCTCGGTGGGAGCCGCGCTGATCTGGACTCAGCGCCGTCAGTCGTAA
- a CDS encoding ImmA/IrrE family metallo-endopeptidase yields MGAGRRVTDAVNAVLDLAPRKGEVTLTALVEAVGRDRDRSIEIISADLPPGVCGQWRQYENEDIFIIQRGLPTWDRTLAHELGHVVLRHEGISVVEMARDEAEFASDDLIAYMLSQRTGCMGATGMEAEQEAEDFAALLLYRLGRLPSDRASIVQVRLGEAFG; encoded by the coding sequence ATGGGCGCAGGCCGTCGTGTGACCGATGCCGTCAACGCTGTGCTCGACCTTGCTCCTCGTAAGGGCGAGGTGACGCTGACCGCCCTCGTCGAGGCCGTAGGCCGTGACCGCGACCGGTCCATCGAGATCATCTCGGCCGATCTGCCCCCCGGGGTGTGCGGTCAATGGCGCCAGTACGAGAACGAAGACATCTTCATCATTCAGCGCGGCCTACCCACCTGGGATCGCACACTTGCCCACGAACTCGGCCACGTGGTGCTGCGCCACGAAGGTATCTCGGTAGTCGAAATGGCAAGAGATGAAGCGGAATTCGCCAGTGATGACCTGATCGCCTACATGCTGTCGCAGCGCACCGGATGTATGGGGGCCACCGGCATGGAGGCTGAACAGGAGGCCGAGGACTTCGCGGCGCTGTTGTTGTATCGGCTTGGCCGGCTGCCCTCCGACCGCGCGTCCATCGTTCAGGTGAGGCTCGGGGAGGCCTTTGGGTGA
- a CDS encoding flavin-containing monooxygenase, translated as MSEHFDVLIVGAGISGISAAWHIQDRCPTKTYAVLEARDDMGGTWNLFKYPGIRSDSDMYTLGFRFSPWNDSRTLADGPSILDYVHKTAANAGIDGHVRYRQKVVGAAWNTETQQWTVEVDHDGKTIEYTCSFLFCCSGYYDYDQGYSPEFPGVADFKGTVVHPQHWPEDLDYKGKKVVVIGSGATAVTLVPAMAPDTGHITMLQRSPTYIMSLPNENPIINGLRKILPPKVAYPIARWINIGQLIFSYQASRKFPRAARRIIMQQAKLQLPKGFDYKTHFGPKYNPWDERLCVVPNGDLYKAIRKGKADIVTDHIETFDETGIKLKSGKHLDADIIITATGLNLKFFSGVIPTVDGVPVDLPAQTVYKGAMLTGIPNMAFTIGYTNASWTLKADLVSEYVSRLLNYMDENGYVTAVPELADETLEKQPFMDFTPGYVLRALDELPKQGNKHPWRLKQNYAYDIGMMRRSRVTEGMRFGRKKTAAAPASESVAVNS; from the coding sequence ATGTCCGAACACTTTGACGTGCTCATTGTCGGTGCAGGTATCTCCGGGATCAGTGCCGCGTGGCATATCCAGGATCGCTGCCCGACCAAGACCTACGCGGTGCTTGAAGCCCGCGACGACATGGGCGGCACCTGGAACCTCTTCAAGTACCCGGGTATTCGCTCCGACTCGGACATGTACACCTTGGGCTTCCGGTTCTCGCCGTGGAACGACAGCAGGACCCTGGCCGATGGTCCGTCGATCCTGGACTACGTGCACAAGACGGCGGCCAACGCCGGTATTGACGGGCACGTGCGGTACCGGCAGAAGGTTGTCGGCGCTGCCTGGAACACCGAAACCCAGCAGTGGACCGTTGAGGTGGATCACGATGGCAAGACCATCGAATACACCTGTTCCTTCCTGTTCTGCTGCAGTGGGTACTACGACTACGACCAGGGCTACTCTCCGGAGTTCCCCGGGGTGGCCGACTTCAAAGGCACCGTGGTGCACCCGCAGCACTGGCCCGAAGACCTGGACTACAAGGGCAAGAAGGTGGTCGTGATCGGCTCCGGCGCCACCGCCGTGACGCTGGTTCCGGCGATGGCGCCCGATACCGGCCACATCACCATGCTGCAGCGTTCGCCCACCTACATCATGTCGCTGCCCAATGAGAACCCCATCATCAATGGCCTGCGAAAGATTCTGCCGCCCAAGGTGGCTTACCCGATTGCCCGCTGGATCAATATCGGGCAGCTGATCTTCAGCTACCAAGCCAGCCGCAAGTTCCCGCGCGCCGCACGGCGAATCATCATGCAGCAGGCCAAGCTTCAGCTGCCCAAGGGGTTCGACTACAAGACGCACTTCGGTCCCAAGTACAACCCCTGGGACGAGCGTTTGTGCGTGGTGCCCAACGGCGACCTGTACAAGGCCATCCGTAAGGGCAAGGCCGATATCGTCACCGATCACATCGAGACGTTCGACGAGACGGGTATCAAGCTGAAGTCGGGCAAGCACCTTGACGCCGATATCATCATCACAGCAACGGGTTTGAACCTGAAGTTCTTCAGCGGTGTAATTCCGACGGTGGATGGCGTGCCTGTGGATCTGCCCGCGCAGACCGTCTACAAGGGTGCGATGCTCACCGGCATCCCCAACATGGCGTTCACCATCGGCTACACCAACGCCTCCTGGACGCTCAAGGCCGACCTGGTGTCCGAGTACGTGAGCCGGCTGCTGAACTACATGGACGAGAACGGTTACGTCACAGCGGTTCCCGAGCTCGCCGACGAGACACTGGAGAAGCAGCCGTTCATGGACTTCACCCCCGGCTACGTGTTGCGCGCGCTGGATGAGTTGCCCAAGCAGGGAAACAAGCACCCCTGGCGTCTGAAGCAGAACTACGCCTACGACATCGGGATGATGCGGCGCAGCCGGGTCACCGAGGGTATGCGGTTCGGGCGGAAGAAGACGGCGGCGGCGCCGGCATCTGAATCGGTGGCCGTCAACAGCTAG
- a CDS encoding enoyl-CoA hydratase/isomerase family protein: MTELHEEIRDGVAVLTLHGPSTRNSFTVELGRQLGAAYQRLDDDPAVRVIVLTGAPPAFCSGAQISAAAETFAAPRNPDFSASPVQPAAFELRTPVIAAVNGHAIGIGMTLALHADIRILAEEGRYAIPQVRFGVAPDALAHWTLPRLVGTAVAAELLLTGASFSAQRAVETGLANRCLPAGKVLGAALRMAHDIATNVAPESAALTKRLLWDAQMTGMSAAEVAARETADHLRLMGSQDAAEGPRAFIDGRPPRWAGQR; this comes from the coding sequence GTGACTGAACTCCACGAAGAAATTCGTGACGGGGTAGCGGTTCTCACGCTGCACGGACCGTCGACGCGGAACTCCTTCACGGTCGAGCTGGGTCGTCAACTCGGCGCCGCATATCAGCGGCTCGACGACGATCCAGCTGTTCGTGTCATCGTGCTCACCGGCGCGCCACCCGCGTTCTGCAGTGGTGCCCAGATCTCGGCGGCCGCGGAAACATTTGCGGCGCCGCGTAATCCGGACTTCTCGGCGTCGCCGGTGCAACCGGCCGCGTTCGAGCTGAGAACCCCCGTCATCGCGGCGGTGAACGGACACGCGATCGGTATAGGAATGACGCTGGCGTTGCATGCGGACATCCGCATCCTTGCCGAGGAGGGGCGTTATGCCATACCGCAGGTGCGGTTCGGAGTGGCACCCGATGCGCTGGCGCACTGGACGCTGCCCAGGCTGGTCGGTACTGCGGTAGCGGCGGAGCTACTGCTCACCGGCGCGAGTTTCTCGGCACAGCGGGCCGTCGAGACAGGCTTGGCCAACCGGTGTCTGCCCGCAGGAAAGGTACTGGGTGCGGCCCTGAGGATGGCTCACGATATCGCGACAAACGTGGCGCCCGAGTCCGCGGCCCTGACCAAGCGGCTGCTCTGGGATGCGCAGATGACGGGGATGTCAGCGGCCGAGGTGGCGGCACGGGAGACGGCAGACCACCTGCGTTTGATGGGCTCGCAGGATGCGGCCGAGGGCCCGCGCGCGTTCATCGACGGCCGCCCGCCGCGCTGGGCCGGTCAGCGGTAG
- the msrA gene encoding peptide-methionine (S)-S-oxide reductase MsrA, with product MDNVRDQILGRIEDGLKPGKSAIVAEDAALPGRATPIRVSGTHFVNGHTTVPPFPDGCELAVFGEGCFWGAERGFWKLPGVYSTAVGYAGGYTPNPTYEEVCSGRTGHAEVVLVVFDPREVTYGQLLVQFWESHDPTQGMRQGNDRGTQYRSVIYTTSEGQAVQAAESAARYEAALADAGYGAITTEIAPLNGPVGHASRTFFYAEEYHQQYLAKNPNGYCGLGGTSVSCPIGLDVPPGGPAEA from the coding sequence GTGGATAACGTTCGCGATCAGATCTTGGGGCGAATCGAAGATGGGCTCAAACCGGGAAAGTCGGCAATCGTCGCCGAGGATGCGGCATTGCCTGGGCGCGCGACACCGATTCGGGTGTCCGGCACGCACTTCGTCAACGGCCACACGACAGTGCCGCCGTTCCCGGACGGATGTGAGCTCGCGGTGTTCGGGGAGGGGTGCTTCTGGGGCGCCGAACGCGGCTTCTGGAAGCTTCCCGGCGTCTACTCCACCGCAGTGGGCTACGCCGGGGGATACACGCCCAACCCCACGTATGAAGAGGTGTGCTCGGGGCGGACCGGCCACGCGGAGGTGGTGCTGGTGGTGTTCGACCCTCGAGAGGTGACCTACGGGCAGCTGCTGGTGCAGTTCTGGGAGAGCCACGACCCGACTCAGGGGATGCGCCAAGGGAACGACCGCGGAACCCAGTACCGGTCCGTGATCTATACGACCAGTGAGGGGCAGGCAGTCCAGGCCGCCGAGAGCGCCGCACGGTACGAGGCTGCCCTGGCCGATGCCGGATATGGGGCGATCACCACCGAGATCGCGCCATTGAACGGGCCCGTCGGACACGCGTCGCGGACGTTTTTCTACGCCGAGGAGTATCACCAGCAGTACCTGGCCAAGAACCCGAATGGGTACTGCGGGCTCGGCGGGACCTCGGTTTCCTGCCCCATTGGGTTGGACGTGCCGCCCGGCGGCCCGGCCGAGGCGTGA
- a CDS encoding DUF6474 family protein encodes MGFLTSRKSRSTKRAEARALKAKAKLEARLAARNDRRRMRVQARSESAARRDARKTELATLKAQRQIAQDQLRAVREGKLLSPTRIKRTLTVVRLLAPVLLPLLYKAAIAVRGVLDQRRADRLGIPLAELGQYSGFGAELSARIAGAEQSLQAVLDRAPKDAETKKFTATVRARLEELGTAVGASEHMPPTRRRAAHAAIARELDGIDADLLARLGVR; translated from the coding sequence ATGGGTTTTCTCACCAGCCGCAAGAGCCGCTCGACGAAACGTGCCGAGGCGCGGGCGCTGAAGGCGAAAGCCAAGCTCGAAGCCCGGTTGGCGGCGCGCAATGACCGGCGCAGGATGCGCGTACAAGCGCGGTCGGAGTCCGCTGCCCGGCGCGACGCGCGCAAGACGGAGCTGGCGACGCTGAAGGCCCAGCGGCAAATCGCCCAGGATCAGCTCAGGGCGGTGCGGGAAGGCAAGCTGCTCTCGCCCACCCGGATCAAGCGCACGCTCACGGTTGTGCGGCTGCTAGCTCCTGTGCTGTTGCCGCTGCTGTACAAGGCGGCCATCGCGGTCCGTGGGGTCTTGGACCAGCGCCGCGCCGATCGACTCGGCATACCGCTGGCCGAGCTGGGCCAGTACTCGGGATTCGGCGCAGAACTGTCGGCCCGTATCGCCGGCGCCGAACAGTCGCTACAGGCCGTGCTGGACCGTGCGCCCAAGGATGCCGAGACCAAGAAGTTCACTGCCACCGTTCGTGCCCGGCTCGAGGAATTGGGTACCGCGGTGGGGGCATCCGAACACATGCCGCCGACCCGGCGGCGCGCGGCACATGCCGCCATCGCCCGCGAGCTGGACGGCATTGACGCGGATCTGCTCGCACGACTCGGAGTGAGGTAA
- a CDS encoding rhodanese-like domain-containing protein — MSFPTGDDVPQVGIDEISAALSLGVKLLDVREDDEWAAGHIEGAQHIPLGDVPSRMDELDPDAPLWVICHAGGRSQRAAAYLNRNGFDVSNVSGGMLAWVQAGKPTIS, encoded by the coding sequence ATGAGCTTCCCTACTGGTGACGACGTGCCACAGGTCGGCATCGACGAGATTTCGGCCGCGCTGAGTCTTGGTGTCAAGTTGCTTGACGTTCGTGAGGACGACGAGTGGGCGGCCGGGCACATCGAGGGCGCGCAACATATACCGCTCGGCGATGTGCCCTCCCGAATGGACGAGCTCGACCCGGATGCGCCGCTATGGGTGATCTGCCACGCCGGAGGACGTTCTCAGCGTGCCGCCGCATACCTGAACCGCAATGGTTTCGACGTCAGCAACGTCTCGGGAGGCATGCTGGCATGGGTTCAGGCAGGTAAGCCGACTATCAGCTGA
- a CDS encoding secretion protein EspR, translated as MSTTFTARLNRLFDTVYPPGRGPHTSAEVIAALRSEGITMSAPYLSQLRSGNRTNPSSATMKALANFFRIKPAYFTDDEYYEKLDQELTWLANMRDEGVRRIAARTVGLSVEAQDRITQTVDEYRRKEGLDS; from the coding sequence ATGAGCACCACGTTCACCGCACGTTTGAATCGGTTGTTCGACACCGTGTATCCGCCCGGGCGTGGCCCCCACACCTCTGCCGAGGTGATCGCGGCCCTGCGGTCCGAGGGCATCACGATGTCCGCCCCGTACCTGTCGCAGCTGCGGTCGGGTAACCGCACCAACCCGTCGTCGGCGACCATGAAGGCTCTCGCGAACTTTTTCCGCATCAAGCCGGCGTACTTCACCGATGACGAGTACTACGAGAAGCTCGATCAGGAGCTGACCTGGCTCGCGAACATGCGCGACGAGGGCGTTCGCCGGATCGCGGCCCGCACCGTCGGTCTGTCCGTCGAGGCGCAGGATCGTATTACCCAAACCGTCGACGAATACCGTCGCAAAGAGGGTCTCGACAGCTAG